DNA from Prosthecobacter fusiformis:
GCACTCACTGAGCGGCACGATGGCCATCAGTGAAACGTCGCTTCGCGACATCCTGCTTTTTACTTTCGATGAGATCAACGCCAAGGGCGGTGTGCTCGGCAAGAAGATCGAGCCTGTGGTGGTGGACGGTGCGTCCAACTGGCC
Protein-coding regions in this window:
- a CDS encoding transporter substrate-binding protein, whose translation is MASNLSSLHAEETVKVGILHSLSGTMAISETSLRDILLFTFDEINAKGGVLGKKIEPVVVDGASNWP